The genomic window CCACACAGCCATTCTCTTCCTCACTGGCATCTGATGAAAGCCCCATCCTGCACCACACAGAATGGTGCCTCCATGCCAACGATAAGAGCGCAGTGGGTCGCATCCTCTGCCTCTGGAGAGACCTTGACTGATTCCAACGAGGGGCAGATTTACCTCAGCGAGAACTGTGTGAAGGTATAGCTTCTTGGAAATCACCTGCTGTATGTACCATCTGTAGTGTCTTGATTCCTCCTGAGCTGCAGTATGATGTGGTGTTCGGTGCGAAAATGTCATAAAAGAATGTATATGTGTAGCTGAGTGTACGGTTGCTTTATTCCAAAAAGCATATATATTATTAGCCATTTCCATGGCCTGTCCACGTCACAGAGGCCTAATTTGATGTGGCTGCATGTGAGGGTTGGTAATTTGCAGTAGCATACAAATTGTGATGACAGCTAGTGGTGGGGTGCTCAATTCAGgcttggcaaaaaaagaaaaggccagGCATGTTTTTGGTAGTGTCAAAGACTGGATGCGAATCAGCCCTTACCATTTGCAGCAATGGCAGCACTTTCACCTAAGGCACTCCCAAGTGTTCTCTTTGAGTACATGTGGAAAGAATGTGCTGCCAGGTTGATTGGTGCTACGTGCCTCTCCCGTGTATGTTTTGCTTTAGGTTGCTCTGTATCTGGCACTTACCATCTCTTTGAGGGATCTTGCTAGTTTGATGTTGGATTTCAAGTGGTTGTTAAATATTTTTGTATGAATGTGACCCACCACTTAgcattctttttctgtttcaacAGAGACTTTTGGAGATTGCAGAAGCATCTGAGTTTCTGAGGCTGCAGGTAGAAGGAGGTGGCTGTTCTGGTTTCCAGTACAAATTTTCTTTGGATACAGTTTTGAATTCTGATGACAGGTAAGGGCATAGGTTCCTGtgtggtggaggagagagaactttaggggaggggtgagagggagagagcgagCAAATGATTGAATGAGGGATGAATATCCTATTATATAGTGCAGATAATTCCATTGTACTGTTTTCCACTGCTATACTTGTGCATATCATTTCCAAGCCTCATGGCAGCACAATGCATTCATTGTTACAATTACCTATCAATGTTtgcattctgcttttctttttcacttaAAGATTCAGGGTAACTAATACCACAATGCAAAATACATATAATAATCATCTAATCAACATGGTAAACTAAAACAACAAAGTgtcttatggcaccttaaagattaatAAATGTATCATGGCATAAGTATTCATAGACCAGAGTTCATTTCATCAGATACACAAAATGCTACAATAAATGTGTTTGTATCTAAGGctctgttccagttacaggtgggtagccgtgttggtctgccatagtcgaaacaaaataggaaattctttccagtagcaccttagagaccaactgagtttgttcttggtatgagctttcgtgtgcatgcacgaaagaagtgtgcatgcacgaaagctcataccaagaacaaactcagttggtctctaaggtgctactggaaaaaaatttcctattttgttaaggctctgttgtttttgttgcaacaGACTAATTAAGCTACTCATCTGGAAAAGATAAAGCTAAGAGAGGTGCTTAGGCCAAATCAAAAGcttcttgaagaagcaggattttcatcctcctcctcctgaaaagCTGGCCAGACAAAGGCAGGCCTTTCTTGAAAGGGAGTTCAAGAGGTGTGGAGATCACAATCAAGAAAACCCTGCTTATAGGTGTCTCCTTTTTTACCAGTGAGAAAGGTGGAGTGTTGGCAAAGGGCTCACCTGCCAGCCTTAAAAGATAAGGTGGCTTGTGAAGGAGTGGGCATTCTCTAAGGTCTTGCTGATTGTAACGCCTATGTTTGGGTGTGACCTGGAAGCAGGGCCAAATAAGATCTTGGATATGTATCTATTGCATTTCAAAATCACTGCAACTATCTGTATCTCCTCCTCCAGGATTTTTGAACAAGGTGGTGCCCGAGTGGTTGTGGACTTGGACAGTCTGAGCTTTGTGAAAGGGGCCATGGTGGACTTCAACCAGGAGCTAATTCGCAGCTCATTTCAGGTGGTCAACAATCCACAGGCAGAACAAGGCTGCTCTTGTGGATCATCCTTCTCAGTTAAGCTGTGAACAACCATCTCCATGCGGACCCTAGCAGCTGGTGTAATCTGTTGTATGTTACCATGCAAATAGTCTGGACTGAGTCTCGGATAAGAACTGATCTCTCCAGGATTAGGTGTGAAGTGGGCTGGGCACCTATGTTTTCCTTAATCCCAAATGCATTTTCTCAGTAGGATCCCTGATGACTCGCTGCATAGCACTTGATCACCTTGGGAGATAATGTGTACATACTTCTGTAATTTAacatattttggtttttttaaagtgattttcCACTGCATGTAATTTTCATGTATGTTAATAGGCATTTTTTTCCTGTATTTTCATTTGTACCCTGATGAATGCATGGCTGAGTTATTGGGGCCCACAACTGCTCCCCAACCTCCACACATTCACGCAGGATCCTGTACGGATGATCTGGATCCCTGGGAAAAGGAGCGTTGCTATGTACAAAGTTTTTAAGGATTGTCTTGCAAGGGAATTTTGTTGTGAGGATGTTGTGAGTGCCAAATGGGGAGAAAGTTATGTTGTATATGTTCCATAACTTAAaagtttcctttctccttttgccTTCTCTGAATGGTAAAcaagaggcattaaaaaaaaccctacttgTTTCATCTTTTGCCCAAGAAGttcagtattgttgttgttttaaaggaagTGTTGCGTAATTACAGTGCTAAATAATTAATGCCTTGACTCTGTTTCTCCTTTAAAATCAGCTGGGAATTGAAAGCTTCATTTTTGGAATAGAACTGGACTGAGTAGCACTGCATGCCTCtagataattttttgtttttttggccacAAAGGAAATCCTGTATCTAATTAGTGGACTTTTGGAAGGCTCTTTGGAGGTATTTATCTGTGAAGGACGTGCAACTGAGTATTGGTCATAACCTTTTATAAAGTGCCTACATTAGTGACCTTTGTTGTTGCTCAGCTGGGACTGgtccccctgccccgccccccaggaacCTCAGCTGCCTTTTGGATTAGAGAGTTCCTCCTATTGCTGGGTTTAATTTCTTACAAGTAACAAAATGTAAGCTGTATGTTTCCACATGAGAGCATAAACCATATAGATGAATTATCAGTTCATTTGTTGCTTTCAGAAAAACTAAGGTAATTAATTATGTGGTTTGCCTgttcctaaaaaaacaacaaca from Lacerta agilis isolate rLacAgi1 chromosome 1, rLacAgi1.pri, whole genome shotgun sequence includes these protein-coding regions:
- the ISCA2 gene encoding iron-sulfur cluster assembly 2 homolog, mitochondrial isoform X1; this encodes MAALAALASFRALRLCGRSSHSLPHWHLMKAPSCTTQNGASMPTIRAQWVASSASGETLTDSNEGQIYLSENCVKRLLEIAEASEFLRLQVEGGGCSGFQYKFSLDTVLNSDDRIFEQGGARVVVDLDSLSFVKGAMVDFNQELIRSSFQVVNNPQAEQGCSCGSSFSVKL
- the ISCA2 gene encoding iron-sulfur cluster assembly 2 homolog, mitochondrial isoform X2, with protein sequence MKAPSCTTQNGASMPTIRAQWVASSASGETLTDSNEGQIYLSENCVKRLLEIAEASEFLRLQVEGGGCSGFQYKFSLDTVLNSDDRIFEQGGARVVVDLDSLSFVKGAMVDFNQELIRSSFQVVNNPQAEQGCSCGSSFSVKL